The Toxoplasma gondii ME49 chromosome XII, whole genome shotgun sequence genome includes a region encoding these proteins:
- a CDS encoding hypothetical protein (encoded by transcript TGME49_218860~Signal peptide predicted by SignalP 2.0 HMM (probability 1.000) with cleavage site probability 0.928 at residue 22), with translation MRLLSAACFLLGASACFTSAWGAPSEKGLSSLEKGPRHLTKLRQISSHQPPSRLQKNWPRFAEPELHSQTNLLNADAAESLGESKAGAEVKEPAEEGAVALQAPPADDFLIVPHTRTYCEGNSIKLAEDISTSGAKSVEEARQACAENPECSFFSYGRAHTIEEPLPTGFKTGVLPGTGASWYCNGQGWMGSTRTGYWVLMVKGSTLRAAAPNYAVHLNTSAGICAGENRIKVVSGLLSFSDAASACDENPACSYFVLNASSSTDAPGTPRQNEAHFCSGSPSNPTGEEGWILATRKRLLQQLRGEPVDLVPVQAGHRPGRNGSITQDEYYYNKPCGTVVQATKITTKTF, from the exons ATGAGGCTCCTTTCGGCTGCCTGCTTCCTGCTCGGGGCAAGTGCATGTTTTACGAGTGCTTGGGGTGCCCCATCAGAAAAGGGACTTTCCAGTTTAGAGAAAGGCCCCCGACATCTCACTAAACTTAGGCAAATCAGTTCTCATCAGCCACCCTCCCGGCTTCAGAAGAACTGGCCACGGTTTGCAGAGCCAGAACTACACTCTCAAACAAACTTGCTAAACGCAGACGCGGCGGAATCGTTGGGCGAGTCGAAGGCAGGTGCCGAGGTGAAAGAACCcgcggaagaaggcgccgTTGCTCTTCAGGCACCCCCGGCAGATGATTTCCTGATTGTTCCGCACACGCGAACCTACTGTGAGGGGAACTCTATCAAACTTGCTGAGGACATATCGACG TCAGGGGCCAAAAGCGTTGAAGAAGCTCGACAGGCATGCGCAGAGAACCCAGAAtgcagttttttctcgtaCGGCCGCGCACACACCATCGAAGAACCTCTGCCCACAGGTTTCAAAACGGGAGTGCTGCCGGGCACGGGAGCCAGCTG GTACTGTAATG GACAAGGATGGATGGGGTCGACGCGGACGGGATACTGGGTGTTGATGGTGAAAGGCAGCACCCTTCGTG CCGCTGCACCGAACTATGCAGTGCATCTGAACACTAGCGCT GGCATATGTGCAGGGGAAAACCGTATCAAAGTGGTCTCGGGTTTGCTATCGTTCTCCGATGCCGCCTCAGC GTGCGATGAGAATCCCGCCTGTTCCTATTTCGTTTTG AATGCTTCAAGTTCCACGGATGCACCTGGAACTCCACGGCAAAACGAAGCTCATTTCTGCAGCG GTTCACCGTCCAATCCTACTGGTGAGGAGGGCTGGATTCTTGCCACCCGTAAACGCCTATTGCAG CAACTTCGAGGAGAACCC GTGGACCTGGTGCCCGTTCAGGCTGGACATCGACCTGGACGCAACGGCTCCATCACTCAAGACGAGTACTACTATAACAAGCCCTGTGGCACAGTTGTACAAGCTACGAAGATTACCACAAAAACCTTCTAA
- the RPS9 gene encoding ribosomal protein RPS9 (encoded by transcript TGME49_218850~Signal peptide predicted by SignalP 2.0 HMM (probability 0.981) with cleavage site probability 0.812 at residue 34~Predicted trans-membrane domain (TMHMM2.0):12-35), with the protein MALERWCRGVRCSLPSWAVMCLAYFLCGPAVGTAFIVPQRNLHSFTRNFRVLPLVGKRWFAGDAAVQHCKGWFQQTGLSPRSLPGSVGQVTAWSAVTEGCPSFEDAVHETSLPSDWVERSEPTALGADATLSSIPSELPEPGTPRNSFSWGTRKRSYARVRLPPGSGKLTINNRDATDYLQDNPWWIHNCIAPLMELQLENEFDIIAEAHGGGLGGQSGAIMLAVAREIVRQRPELRPPLRRAGFLTVDARKVERKKFGLRKARKKEQYSKR; encoded by the exons ATGGCCCTCGAACGTTGGTGCCGAGGGGTTCGGTGCAGCCTTCCATCCTGGGCTGTAATGTGTCTTGCGTATTTTCTCTGCGGGCCTGCAGTCGGAACTGCCTTCATAGTCCCTCAACGCAACCTGCATAGCTTTACCAGGAATTTCCGTGTCCTTCCCTTGGTTGGGAAGCGATGGTTTGCAGGAGATGCAGCTGTGCAACACTGTAAAGGCTGGTTTCAGCAAACGGGACTCTCCCCTCGGTCACTCCCAGGGAGTGTCGGCCAGGTGACGGCCTGGTCTGCGGTCACAGAAGGATGTCCTTCTTTCGAAGATGCAGTCCATGAAACTTCGCTTCCTAGTGACTGGGTGGAGAGGAGTGAACCCACAGCTCTAGGGGCGGATGCGACACTCTCAAGCATTCCATCCGAGCTACCTGAGCCTGGAACGCCGCGGAACAGCTTCTCATGGGGCACCCGGAAAAG GTCTTATGCAAGGGTTCGGCTTCCCCCTGGTTCTGGAAAGCTAACGATCAACAACAGAGACGCAACCGACTATCTTCAAGACAATCCATGGTGGATTCATAATTGCATCGCGCCACTCATGGAACTGCAGCTGGAGAATGAATTTGATATCATTGCGGAG GCCCACGGGGGAGGCCTGGGCGGGCAGTCTGGCGCAATCATGCTTGCTGTCGCTCGGGAGATTGTGCGACAGCGACCGGAACTGCGACCCCCTCTTCGGCGAGCAGGTTTTCTGACCGTAGACGCAAGGAaggtcgagaggaagaaattTGGTCTtcggaaggcgagaaagaaggaacagtACAGCAAACGGTAG